One Fundulus heteroclitus isolate FHET01 chromosome 11, MU-UCD_Fhet_4.1, whole genome shotgun sequence DNA segment encodes these proteins:
- the LOC105919847 gene encoding dixin isoform X1: MIASLSRGSLLDEVLHGGYNEQQLAAYVSWVNSQLRRKPGLQPIADLRRDLQDGVVLVQLIEIVAGEVLQGVYVPPLDKEESRKNVEEVLQFISSRNIRMPHISAKDIVDGNLKSIMRIILALAAHFKPSASQRAASGSGRSLTRGSTSHNPLSTVALAQGAAAALASARLDASLPTRFARINSGWGLDGERSICVRALVQQYERGVPDEQENSHPCSLSAVTPLSSPRSQQSSSSSRQTHDSGREQESSEESSNAVDQTPLDDSLSETLEKEVQETRKMVSALQALLLHGSLPEDEQDESLTLEPVNADQQLVVVRSRLDQSMEEVAGLKRELLLCKQEIRNLQAVKEAQQQRLCSQEASILQMKQELLRASMTKDELNHQNAELKWKLEECNRLRGESKKDGGQKDRLLQQFKHKLEESQRLQAEAQRELEQKNGILQELMRKNLQEIPTDSENNGYSYPGNSTSSVSGQAEEVQLVRDALRSLRNSFRDHDPQHHTLDTLEQGIVSLIDRLHVVHTHRGRGKSPRRKDQHTNLDSWTSFQNCQSLNGSPASTKILYFTGNSPTPSMINIPKRLGEVTLKDVKAAVDREGNYRYHFKALDPEFGTVKEEVSQIWRESTFTQWDLSLSFIFLINQSIQEVLIRPTMKRRPFSYYWPPG; this comes from the exons ATGATCGCTTCACTCTCGAGAGGAAGTTTGCTGGACGAGGTTCTCCACGGGGGCTACAACGAG cagcagctggcagCCTACGTTTCCTGGGTGAACTCTCAGCTGAGGAGGAAGCCCGGCCTGCAGCCCATCGCGGACCTCAGGCGCGATCTGCAGGACGGGGTTGTGCTCGTACAACTGATCGAGATCGTtg CTGGTGAGGTTCTGCAGGGAGTCTACGTACCTCCACTAGACAAAGAGGAAAGCAGAAAGAATGTGGAGGAAGTCTTGCAGTTCATTTCCTCTAGAAACATACGCATGCCCCACATATCCGCAAAAG ACATCGTCGATGGCAACCTGAAGTCTATAATGAGGATCATTCTGGCTCTGGCGGCCCATTTCAAACCCTCAGCCAGCCAGAGGGCCGCATCTGGGAGTGGGCGGAGCTTAACCCGAGGCAGCACAAGCCACAATCCTCTCTCCACGGTCGCGTTGGCCCAAGGGGcggctgctgctctggcctCGGCTCGCCTGGACGCCTCGCTGCCGACGCGTTTTGCACGCATCAACAG TGGCTGGGGGTTAGATGGAGAAAGGAGCATATGTGTCCGTGCGCTGGTCCAGCAGTATGAAAGGGGAGTCCCAGATGAGCAGGAGAACTCCCACCCGTGCAG cctTAGCGCCGTCACCCCACTGTCCTCGCCAAGAAgtcagcagagcagcagctccAGCCGACAGACGCACGACAGCGGGCGGGAGCAGGAGAGCAGCG AGGAGTCCTCTAATGCCGTCGACCAAACGCCATTGGACGATTCCCTCAGTGAGACCTTGGAGAAGGAGGTGCAGGAGACACGGAAGATGGTGTCCGCGTTGCAG gctcTGTTGCTGCACGGCTCTCTCCCTGAGGATGAACAGGATGAGTCTTTGACGTTGGAGCCAGTCAATGCTGATCAACAGCTG GTAGTCGTCCGCAGCCGTTTGGATCAGAGCATGGAGGAGGTCGCAGGGCTAAAG AGAGAGCTGTTGCTCTGTAAGCAGGAGATCAGAAACCTGCAGGCGGTCAAG GAGGCCCAGCAACAGAGGCTGTGCTCTCAGGAAGCCTCCATCCTGCAGATGAAGCAGGAGCTGCTCCGAGCTAGCATGACAAAAGACGAGCTCAACCACCAGAAT GCAGAGCTGAAGTGGAAGCTGGAGGAATGCAACAGGCTGCGGGGCGAAAGCAAG AAGGACGGCGGACAGAAGGACCGGTTACTGCAGCAGTTCAAGCACAAACTGGAAGAGAGCCAAAGACTCCAG gctgaaGCGCAGAGAGAGTTGGAGCAAAAAAACGGCATTCTGCAGGAGCTAATGAGGAAAAATCTGCAAGAG ATCCCGACTGACTCAGAAAACAACGGATATTCTTACCCTGGAAACTCAACCTCTTCTGTGTCAGGT CAGGCAGAGGAGGTCCAGCTGGTCCGGGACGCACTGAGGAGTCTGAGGAACAGCTTCAGAGACCACGACCCGCAGCACCACACACTGGACACCCTGGAGCAGGGAATAGTGTCGCTCATCGACAGACTGCATGTCGTGCACACTCACAGG GGAAGAGGGAAATCTCCAAGACGGAAGGATCAACACACAAATTTGGACTCTTGGACTTCCTTCC AGAATTGTCAGTCGCTCAACGGTTCTCCTGCCTCTACAAAAATCCTTTACTTTACTGGAAACTCACCGACACCCTCCATGATCAATATACCTAAGAG GCTGGGTGAGGTAACTCTGAAGGATGTAAAGGCGGCTGTTGACCGAGAGGGAAACTACAGGTACCACTTCAAGGCTCTGGACCCAGAATTTGGCACTGTAAAAGAGGAGGTAAGTCAAATATGGagagaaag cACATTTACTCAGTGGGATCTGTcgttatcttttatttttttaataaatcagagTATCCAGGAAGTTCTGATTAGACCTACAATGAAACGGAGGCCCTTCTCTTACTACTGGCCACCAGGCTGA
- the LOC105919847 gene encoding dixin isoform X4, whose protein sequence is MIASLSRGSLLDEVLHGGYNEQQLAAYVSWVNSQLRRKPGLQPIADLRRDLQDGVVLVQLIEIVAGEVLQGVYVPPLDKEESRKNVEEVLQFISSRNIRMPHISAKDIVDGNLKSIMRIILALAAHFKPSASQRAASGSGRSLTRGSTSHNPLSTVALAQGAAAALASARLDASLPTRFARINSGWGLDGERSICVRALVQQYERGVPDEQENSHPCSAVTPLSSPRSQQSSSSSRQTHDSGREQESSEESSNAVDQTPLDDSLSETLEKEVQETRKMVSALQALLLHGSLPEDEQDESLTLEPVNADQQLVVVRSRLDQSMEEVAGLKRELLLCKQEIRNLQAVKEAQQQRLCSQEASILQMKQELLRASMTKDELNHQNAELKWKLEECNRLRGESKKDGGQKDRLLQQFKHKLEESQRLQAEAQRELEQKNGILQELMRKNLQEIPTDSENNGYSYPGNSTSSVSGQAEEVQLVRDALRSLRNSFRDHDPQHHTLDTLEQGIVSLIDRLHVVHTHRGRGKSPRRKDQHTNLDSWTSFQNCQSLNGSPASTKILYFTGNSPTPSMINIPKRLGEVTLKDVKAAVDREGNYRYHFKALDPEFGTVKEEVSQIWRESTFTQWDLSLSFIFLINQSIQEVLIRPTMKRRPFSYYWPPG, encoded by the exons ATGATCGCTTCACTCTCGAGAGGAAGTTTGCTGGACGAGGTTCTCCACGGGGGCTACAACGAG cagcagctggcagCCTACGTTTCCTGGGTGAACTCTCAGCTGAGGAGGAAGCCCGGCCTGCAGCCCATCGCGGACCTCAGGCGCGATCTGCAGGACGGGGTTGTGCTCGTACAACTGATCGAGATCGTtg CTGGTGAGGTTCTGCAGGGAGTCTACGTACCTCCACTAGACAAAGAGGAAAGCAGAAAGAATGTGGAGGAAGTCTTGCAGTTCATTTCCTCTAGAAACATACGCATGCCCCACATATCCGCAAAAG ACATCGTCGATGGCAACCTGAAGTCTATAATGAGGATCATTCTGGCTCTGGCGGCCCATTTCAAACCCTCAGCCAGCCAGAGGGCCGCATCTGGGAGTGGGCGGAGCTTAACCCGAGGCAGCACAAGCCACAATCCTCTCTCCACGGTCGCGTTGGCCCAAGGGGcggctgctgctctggcctCGGCTCGCCTGGACGCCTCGCTGCCGACGCGTTTTGCACGCATCAACAG TGGCTGGGGGTTAGATGGAGAAAGGAGCATATGTGTCCGTGCGCTGGTCCAGCAGTATGAAAGGGGAGTCCCAGATGAGCAGGAGAACTCCCACCCGTGCAG CGCCGTCACCCCACTGTCCTCGCCAAGAAgtcagcagagcagcagctccAGCCGACAGACGCACGACAGCGGGCGGGAGCAGGAGAGCAGCG AGGAGTCCTCTAATGCCGTCGACCAAACGCCATTGGACGATTCCCTCAGTGAGACCTTGGAGAAGGAGGTGCAGGAGACACGGAAGATGGTGTCCGCGTTGCAG gctcTGTTGCTGCACGGCTCTCTCCCTGAGGATGAACAGGATGAGTCTTTGACGTTGGAGCCAGTCAATGCTGATCAACAGCTG GTAGTCGTCCGCAGCCGTTTGGATCAGAGCATGGAGGAGGTCGCAGGGCTAAAG AGAGAGCTGTTGCTCTGTAAGCAGGAGATCAGAAACCTGCAGGCGGTCAAG GAGGCCCAGCAACAGAGGCTGTGCTCTCAGGAAGCCTCCATCCTGCAGATGAAGCAGGAGCTGCTCCGAGCTAGCATGACAAAAGACGAGCTCAACCACCAGAAT GCAGAGCTGAAGTGGAAGCTGGAGGAATGCAACAGGCTGCGGGGCGAAAGCAAG AAGGACGGCGGACAGAAGGACCGGTTACTGCAGCAGTTCAAGCACAAACTGGAAGAGAGCCAAAGACTCCAG gctgaaGCGCAGAGAGAGTTGGAGCAAAAAAACGGCATTCTGCAGGAGCTAATGAGGAAAAATCTGCAAGAG ATCCCGACTGACTCAGAAAACAACGGATATTCTTACCCTGGAAACTCAACCTCTTCTGTGTCAGGT CAGGCAGAGGAGGTCCAGCTGGTCCGGGACGCACTGAGGAGTCTGAGGAACAGCTTCAGAGACCACGACCCGCAGCACCACACACTGGACACCCTGGAGCAGGGAATAGTGTCGCTCATCGACAGACTGCATGTCGTGCACACTCACAGG GGAAGAGGGAAATCTCCAAGACGGAAGGATCAACACACAAATTTGGACTCTTGGACTTCCTTCC AGAATTGTCAGTCGCTCAACGGTTCTCCTGCCTCTACAAAAATCCTTTACTTTACTGGAAACTCACCGACACCCTCCATGATCAATATACCTAAGAG GCTGGGTGAGGTAACTCTGAAGGATGTAAAGGCGGCTGTTGACCGAGAGGGAAACTACAGGTACCACTTCAAGGCTCTGGACCCAGAATTTGGCACTGTAAAAGAGGAGGTAAGTCAAATATGGagagaaag cACATTTACTCAGTGGGATCTGTcgttatcttttatttttttaataaatcagagTATCCAGGAAGTTCTGATTAGACCTACAATGAAACGGAGGCCCTTCTCTTACTACTGGCCACCAGGCTGA
- the LOC105919847 gene encoding dixin isoform X2, whose product MIASLSRGSLLDEVLHGGYNEQLAAYVSWVNSQLRRKPGLQPIADLRRDLQDGVVLVQLIEIVAGEVLQGVYVPPLDKEESRKNVEEVLQFISSRNIRMPHISAKDIVDGNLKSIMRIILALAAHFKPSASQRAASGSGRSLTRGSTSHNPLSTVALAQGAAAALASARLDASLPTRFARINSGWGLDGERSICVRALVQQYERGVPDEQENSHPCSLSAVTPLSSPRSQQSSSSSRQTHDSGREQESSEESSNAVDQTPLDDSLSETLEKEVQETRKMVSALQALLLHGSLPEDEQDESLTLEPVNADQQLVVVRSRLDQSMEEVAGLKRELLLCKQEIRNLQAVKEAQQQRLCSQEASILQMKQELLRASMTKDELNHQNAELKWKLEECNRLRGESKKDGGQKDRLLQQFKHKLEESQRLQAEAQRELEQKNGILQELMRKNLQEIPTDSENNGYSYPGNSTSSVSGQAEEVQLVRDALRSLRNSFRDHDPQHHTLDTLEQGIVSLIDRLHVVHTHRGRGKSPRRKDQHTNLDSWTSFQNCQSLNGSPASTKILYFTGNSPTPSMINIPKRLGEVTLKDVKAAVDREGNYRYHFKALDPEFGTVKEEVSQIWRESTFTQWDLSLSFIFLINQSIQEVLIRPTMKRRPFSYYWPPG is encoded by the exons ATGATCGCTTCACTCTCGAGAGGAAGTTTGCTGGACGAGGTTCTCCACGGGGGCTACAACGAG cagctggcagCCTACGTTTCCTGGGTGAACTCTCAGCTGAGGAGGAAGCCCGGCCTGCAGCCCATCGCGGACCTCAGGCGCGATCTGCAGGACGGGGTTGTGCTCGTACAACTGATCGAGATCGTtg CTGGTGAGGTTCTGCAGGGAGTCTACGTACCTCCACTAGACAAAGAGGAAAGCAGAAAGAATGTGGAGGAAGTCTTGCAGTTCATTTCCTCTAGAAACATACGCATGCCCCACATATCCGCAAAAG ACATCGTCGATGGCAACCTGAAGTCTATAATGAGGATCATTCTGGCTCTGGCGGCCCATTTCAAACCCTCAGCCAGCCAGAGGGCCGCATCTGGGAGTGGGCGGAGCTTAACCCGAGGCAGCACAAGCCACAATCCTCTCTCCACGGTCGCGTTGGCCCAAGGGGcggctgctgctctggcctCGGCTCGCCTGGACGCCTCGCTGCCGACGCGTTTTGCACGCATCAACAG TGGCTGGGGGTTAGATGGAGAAAGGAGCATATGTGTCCGTGCGCTGGTCCAGCAGTATGAAAGGGGAGTCCCAGATGAGCAGGAGAACTCCCACCCGTGCAG cctTAGCGCCGTCACCCCACTGTCCTCGCCAAGAAgtcagcagagcagcagctccAGCCGACAGACGCACGACAGCGGGCGGGAGCAGGAGAGCAGCG AGGAGTCCTCTAATGCCGTCGACCAAACGCCATTGGACGATTCCCTCAGTGAGACCTTGGAGAAGGAGGTGCAGGAGACACGGAAGATGGTGTCCGCGTTGCAG gctcTGTTGCTGCACGGCTCTCTCCCTGAGGATGAACAGGATGAGTCTTTGACGTTGGAGCCAGTCAATGCTGATCAACAGCTG GTAGTCGTCCGCAGCCGTTTGGATCAGAGCATGGAGGAGGTCGCAGGGCTAAAG AGAGAGCTGTTGCTCTGTAAGCAGGAGATCAGAAACCTGCAGGCGGTCAAG GAGGCCCAGCAACAGAGGCTGTGCTCTCAGGAAGCCTCCATCCTGCAGATGAAGCAGGAGCTGCTCCGAGCTAGCATGACAAAAGACGAGCTCAACCACCAGAAT GCAGAGCTGAAGTGGAAGCTGGAGGAATGCAACAGGCTGCGGGGCGAAAGCAAG AAGGACGGCGGACAGAAGGACCGGTTACTGCAGCAGTTCAAGCACAAACTGGAAGAGAGCCAAAGACTCCAG gctgaaGCGCAGAGAGAGTTGGAGCAAAAAAACGGCATTCTGCAGGAGCTAATGAGGAAAAATCTGCAAGAG ATCCCGACTGACTCAGAAAACAACGGATATTCTTACCCTGGAAACTCAACCTCTTCTGTGTCAGGT CAGGCAGAGGAGGTCCAGCTGGTCCGGGACGCACTGAGGAGTCTGAGGAACAGCTTCAGAGACCACGACCCGCAGCACCACACACTGGACACCCTGGAGCAGGGAATAGTGTCGCTCATCGACAGACTGCATGTCGTGCACACTCACAGG GGAAGAGGGAAATCTCCAAGACGGAAGGATCAACACACAAATTTGGACTCTTGGACTTCCTTCC AGAATTGTCAGTCGCTCAACGGTTCTCCTGCCTCTACAAAAATCCTTTACTTTACTGGAAACTCACCGACACCCTCCATGATCAATATACCTAAGAG GCTGGGTGAGGTAACTCTGAAGGATGTAAAGGCGGCTGTTGACCGAGAGGGAAACTACAGGTACCACTTCAAGGCTCTGGACCCAGAATTTGGCACTGTAAAAGAGGAGGTAAGTCAAATATGGagagaaag cACATTTACTCAGTGGGATCTGTcgttatcttttatttttttaataaatcagagTATCCAGGAAGTTCTGATTAGACCTACAATGAAACGGAGGCCCTTCTCTTACTACTGGCCACCAGGCTGA
- the LOC105919847 gene encoding dixin isoform X6, which translates to MIASLSRGSLLDEVLHGGYNEQQLAAYVSWVNSQLRRKPGLQPIADLRRDLQDGVVLVQLIEIVAGEVLQGVYVPPLDKEESRKNVEEVLQFISSRNIRMPHISAKDIVDGNLKSIMRIILALAAHFKPSASQRAASGSGRSLTRGSTSHNPLSTVALAQGAAAALASARLDASLPTRFARINSGWGLDGERSICVRALVQQYERGVPDEQENSHPCSLSAVTPLSSPRSQQSSSSSRQTHDSGREQESSEESSNAVDQTPLDDSLSETLEKEVQETRKMVSALQALLLHGSLPEDEQDESLTLEPVNADQQLVVVRSRLDQSMEEVAGLKRELLLCKQEIRNLQAVKEAQQQRLCSQEASILQMKQELLRASMTKDELNHQNAELKWKLEECNRLRGESKKDGGQKDRLLQQFKHKLEESQRLQAEAQRELEQKNGILQELMRKNLQEIPTDSENNGYSYPGNSTSSVSGAEEVQLVRDALRSLRNSFRDHDPQHHTLDTLEQGIVSLIDRLHVVHTHRGRGKSPRRKDQHTNLDSWTSFQNCQSLNGSPASTKILYFTGNSPTPSMINIPKRLGEVTLKDVKAAVDREGNYRYHFKALDPEFGTVKEEVFLDEAIVPGWEGKIVAWLEEDRGEERPL; encoded by the exons ATGATCGCTTCACTCTCGAGAGGAAGTTTGCTGGACGAGGTTCTCCACGGGGGCTACAACGAG cagcagctggcagCCTACGTTTCCTGGGTGAACTCTCAGCTGAGGAGGAAGCCCGGCCTGCAGCCCATCGCGGACCTCAGGCGCGATCTGCAGGACGGGGTTGTGCTCGTACAACTGATCGAGATCGTtg CTGGTGAGGTTCTGCAGGGAGTCTACGTACCTCCACTAGACAAAGAGGAAAGCAGAAAGAATGTGGAGGAAGTCTTGCAGTTCATTTCCTCTAGAAACATACGCATGCCCCACATATCCGCAAAAG ACATCGTCGATGGCAACCTGAAGTCTATAATGAGGATCATTCTGGCTCTGGCGGCCCATTTCAAACCCTCAGCCAGCCAGAGGGCCGCATCTGGGAGTGGGCGGAGCTTAACCCGAGGCAGCACAAGCCACAATCCTCTCTCCACGGTCGCGTTGGCCCAAGGGGcggctgctgctctggcctCGGCTCGCCTGGACGCCTCGCTGCCGACGCGTTTTGCACGCATCAACAG TGGCTGGGGGTTAGATGGAGAAAGGAGCATATGTGTCCGTGCGCTGGTCCAGCAGTATGAAAGGGGAGTCCCAGATGAGCAGGAGAACTCCCACCCGTGCAG cctTAGCGCCGTCACCCCACTGTCCTCGCCAAGAAgtcagcagagcagcagctccAGCCGACAGACGCACGACAGCGGGCGGGAGCAGGAGAGCAGCG AGGAGTCCTCTAATGCCGTCGACCAAACGCCATTGGACGATTCCCTCAGTGAGACCTTGGAGAAGGAGGTGCAGGAGACACGGAAGATGGTGTCCGCGTTGCAG gctcTGTTGCTGCACGGCTCTCTCCCTGAGGATGAACAGGATGAGTCTTTGACGTTGGAGCCAGTCAATGCTGATCAACAGCTG GTAGTCGTCCGCAGCCGTTTGGATCAGAGCATGGAGGAGGTCGCAGGGCTAAAG AGAGAGCTGTTGCTCTGTAAGCAGGAGATCAGAAACCTGCAGGCGGTCAAG GAGGCCCAGCAACAGAGGCTGTGCTCTCAGGAAGCCTCCATCCTGCAGATGAAGCAGGAGCTGCTCCGAGCTAGCATGACAAAAGACGAGCTCAACCACCAGAAT GCAGAGCTGAAGTGGAAGCTGGAGGAATGCAACAGGCTGCGGGGCGAAAGCAAG AAGGACGGCGGACAGAAGGACCGGTTACTGCAGCAGTTCAAGCACAAACTGGAAGAGAGCCAAAGACTCCAG gctgaaGCGCAGAGAGAGTTGGAGCAAAAAAACGGCATTCTGCAGGAGCTAATGAGGAAAAATCTGCAAGAG ATCCCGACTGACTCAGAAAACAACGGATATTCTTACCCTGGAAACTCAACCTCTTCTGTGTCAGGT GCAGAGGAGGTCCAGCTGGTCCGGGACGCACTGAGGAGTCTGAGGAACAGCTTCAGAGACCACGACCCGCAGCACCACACACTGGACACCCTGGAGCAGGGAATAGTGTCGCTCATCGACAGACTGCATGTCGTGCACACTCACAGG GGAAGAGGGAAATCTCCAAGACGGAAGGATCAACACACAAATTTGGACTCTTGGACTTCCTTCC AGAATTGTCAGTCGCTCAACGGTTCTCCTGCCTCTACAAAAATCCTTTACTTTACTGGAAACTCACCGACACCCTCCATGATCAATATACCTAAGAG GCTGGGTGAGGTAACTCTGAAGGATGTAAAGGCGGCTGTTGACCGAGAGGGAAACTACAGGTACCACTTCAAGGCTCTGGACCCAGAATTTGGCACTGTAAAAGAGGAG GTGTTCCTGGATGAGGCGATTGTTCCAGGCTGGGAGGGAAAAATAGTGGCCTGGCTGGAAGAGGACCGCGGTGAGGAGAG ACCTTTGTAG
- the LOC105919847 gene encoding dixin isoform X5, with translation MIASLSRGSLLDEVLHGGYNEQQLAAYVSWVNSQLRRKPGLQPIADLRRDLQDGVVLVQLIEIVAGEVLQGVYVPPLDKEESRKNVEEVLQFISSRNIRMPHISAKDIVDGNLKSIMRIILALAAHFKPSASQRAASGSGRSLTRGSTSHNPLSTVALAQGAAAALASARLDASLPTRFARINSGWGLDGERSICVRALVQQYERGVPDEQENSHPCSLSAVTPLSSPRSQQSSSSSRQTHDSGREQESSEESSNAVDQTPLDDSLSETLEKEVQETRKMVSALQALLLHGSLPEDEQDESLTLEPVNADQQLVVVRSRLDQSMEEVAGLKRELLLCKQEIRNLQAVKEAQQQRLCSQEASILQMKQELLRASMTKDELNHQNAELKWKLEECNRLRGESKKDGGQKDRLLQQFKHKLEESQRLQAEAQRELEQKNGILQELMRKNLQEIPTDSENNGYSYPGNSTSSVSGQAEEVQLVRDALRSLRNSFRDHDPQHHTLDTLEQGIVSLIDRLHVVHTHRGRGKSPRRKDQHTNLDSWTSFQNCQSLNGSPASTKILYFTGNSPTPSMINIPKRLGEVTLKDVKAAVDREGNYRYHFKALDPEFGTVKEEVFLDEAIVPGWEGKIVAWLEEDRGEERPL, from the exons ATGATCGCTTCACTCTCGAGAGGAAGTTTGCTGGACGAGGTTCTCCACGGGGGCTACAACGAG cagcagctggcagCCTACGTTTCCTGGGTGAACTCTCAGCTGAGGAGGAAGCCCGGCCTGCAGCCCATCGCGGACCTCAGGCGCGATCTGCAGGACGGGGTTGTGCTCGTACAACTGATCGAGATCGTtg CTGGTGAGGTTCTGCAGGGAGTCTACGTACCTCCACTAGACAAAGAGGAAAGCAGAAAGAATGTGGAGGAAGTCTTGCAGTTCATTTCCTCTAGAAACATACGCATGCCCCACATATCCGCAAAAG ACATCGTCGATGGCAACCTGAAGTCTATAATGAGGATCATTCTGGCTCTGGCGGCCCATTTCAAACCCTCAGCCAGCCAGAGGGCCGCATCTGGGAGTGGGCGGAGCTTAACCCGAGGCAGCACAAGCCACAATCCTCTCTCCACGGTCGCGTTGGCCCAAGGGGcggctgctgctctggcctCGGCTCGCCTGGACGCCTCGCTGCCGACGCGTTTTGCACGCATCAACAG TGGCTGGGGGTTAGATGGAGAAAGGAGCATATGTGTCCGTGCGCTGGTCCAGCAGTATGAAAGGGGAGTCCCAGATGAGCAGGAGAACTCCCACCCGTGCAG cctTAGCGCCGTCACCCCACTGTCCTCGCCAAGAAgtcagcagagcagcagctccAGCCGACAGACGCACGACAGCGGGCGGGAGCAGGAGAGCAGCG AGGAGTCCTCTAATGCCGTCGACCAAACGCCATTGGACGATTCCCTCAGTGAGACCTTGGAGAAGGAGGTGCAGGAGACACGGAAGATGGTGTCCGCGTTGCAG gctcTGTTGCTGCACGGCTCTCTCCCTGAGGATGAACAGGATGAGTCTTTGACGTTGGAGCCAGTCAATGCTGATCAACAGCTG GTAGTCGTCCGCAGCCGTTTGGATCAGAGCATGGAGGAGGTCGCAGGGCTAAAG AGAGAGCTGTTGCTCTGTAAGCAGGAGATCAGAAACCTGCAGGCGGTCAAG GAGGCCCAGCAACAGAGGCTGTGCTCTCAGGAAGCCTCCATCCTGCAGATGAAGCAGGAGCTGCTCCGAGCTAGCATGACAAAAGACGAGCTCAACCACCAGAAT GCAGAGCTGAAGTGGAAGCTGGAGGAATGCAACAGGCTGCGGGGCGAAAGCAAG AAGGACGGCGGACAGAAGGACCGGTTACTGCAGCAGTTCAAGCACAAACTGGAAGAGAGCCAAAGACTCCAG gctgaaGCGCAGAGAGAGTTGGAGCAAAAAAACGGCATTCTGCAGGAGCTAATGAGGAAAAATCTGCAAGAG ATCCCGACTGACTCAGAAAACAACGGATATTCTTACCCTGGAAACTCAACCTCTTCTGTGTCAGGT CAGGCAGAGGAGGTCCAGCTGGTCCGGGACGCACTGAGGAGTCTGAGGAACAGCTTCAGAGACCACGACCCGCAGCACCACACACTGGACACCCTGGAGCAGGGAATAGTGTCGCTCATCGACAGACTGCATGTCGTGCACACTCACAGG GGAAGAGGGAAATCTCCAAGACGGAAGGATCAACACACAAATTTGGACTCTTGGACTTCCTTCC AGAATTGTCAGTCGCTCAACGGTTCTCCTGCCTCTACAAAAATCCTTTACTTTACTGGAAACTCACCGACACCCTCCATGATCAATATACCTAAGAG GCTGGGTGAGGTAACTCTGAAGGATGTAAAGGCGGCTGTTGACCGAGAGGGAAACTACAGGTACCACTTCAAGGCTCTGGACCCAGAATTTGGCACTGTAAAAGAGGAG GTGTTCCTGGATGAGGCGATTGTTCCAGGCTGGGAGGGAAAAATAGTGGCCTGGCTGGAAGAGGACCGCGGTGAGGAGAG ACCTTTGTAG